The Deltaproteobacteria bacterium genome contains a region encoding:
- a CDS encoding DedA family protein: protein MVHSPWSAFMEFLSALSGNIIYALIFFALCLCGLGIPLPEELTLVTAGYLSYEGEVDLFKMWVLCIVAITFGDSLLFFIGRKWGRKLANHPKIAKFWHLERQEKVKTYFKKAGIRTIFIVRFLSGLRGPVHVLAGSSGFPFLKYLITNFCAIIIHVTVVAGLGYVFGNHIDVVRHNVETVKHVIILLLILAGILLFIKYSYSRRKLPAKLSKS from the coding sequence ATGGTCCATAGTCCATGGTCCGCTTTTATGGAATTTCTTTCAGCCCTTTCGGGCAATATCATTTATGCCCTCATTTTTTTCGCTCTCTGTTTGTGCGGGCTTGGCATTCCTCTGCCTGAAGAACTGACTCTCGTCACCGCCGGTTACTTAAGTTACGAAGGAGAGGTTGATCTTTTCAAAATGTGGGTGCTCTGCATTGTGGCCATTACTTTTGGGGACAGTCTGCTTTTTTTCATCGGGCGTAAGTGGGGAAGGAAATTGGCAAACCATCCCAAAATTGCAAAATTTTGGCATTTGGAAAGACAAGAAAAGGTCAAAACTTATTTCAAAAAGGCGGGCATCCGAACCATTTTCATTGTGCGCTTTTTGTCCGGTTTAAGAGGGCCTGTTCACGTTCTGGCGGGCTCTTCCGGTTTCCCCTTCTTGAAATATCTAATCACCAATTTTTGTGCCATCATCATACATGTGACGGTTGTTGCGGGACTCGGCTACGTTTTTGGCAACCACATTGATGTGGTCCGGCATAATGTGGAAACCGTCAAACATGTGATCATTCTTCTTCTCATCTTGGCCGGAATTCTTTTGTTTATCAAATACAGTTACTCCAGAAGAAAATTGCCGGCCAAATTATCCAAATCTTAG
- the radA gene encoding DNA repair protein RadA: MAKPRTIYTCQNCGAQSPKWLGKCLDCNAWNTYVEENYTAPTNQSRLPLIDLKKTTPQLLNEISAEEGNHIPIGIAELDRVLGGGYVPGSAILIGGDPGIGKSTLLLQTLGNLAKLGKKVLYVSGEESATQIKGRADRLAVTEKNLWIVTENNLEQLLVILKTQKPDLLAIDSVQTIYSNNLSSAPGTVSQVRESTGQLITLAKATGMTCILVGHVTKEGSLAGPKTLEHMVDCVLYFESDQGHAFRILRAVKNRYGATNEIGIFEMTSKGFKEVGNPSHLFLSERGKNVAGSVVVASLEGTRPLLLEIQALVSKSGFANPRRTAIGVDSGRMALLVAVLEKIVGLSLFDQDIFINVAGGLKVTEPALDLGISTAIFSSFRNIPLDPQTVLIGEVGLTGEVRAVSRMDARLKEVSKLGFTQAFIPQSNAQKNGVEGLKINGIKTIEECFHTLF; this comes from the coding sequence ATGGCCAAACCTCGCACAATCTATACCTGCCAAAACTGCGGGGCCCAATCGCCAAAATGGCTGGGGAAATGTCTCGATTGCAATGCGTGGAATACTTACGTTGAAGAAAATTATACCGCTCCGACGAATCAGAGCCGCTTGCCGTTGATCGACTTAAAAAAAACCACCCCACAACTTTTAAATGAAATTAGTGCTGAAGAAGGAAATCATATTCCGATTGGCATCGCGGAACTTGATCGCGTGCTGGGAGGAGGCTATGTGCCCGGCTCTGCCATCCTGATAGGCGGCGATCCCGGCATTGGCAAATCAACGCTTCTTTTGCAAACCCTTGGCAACCTTGCCAAACTTGGGAAAAAAGTTTTGTATGTTTCGGGAGAAGAATCAGCCACCCAGATTAAAGGACGCGCGGACAGACTCGCTGTTACGGAAAAAAATCTCTGGATCGTTACAGAAAATAATTTGGAACAACTTCTCGTCATTCTCAAAACTCAAAAACCTGATCTTTTGGCGATTGATTCGGTACAAACCATTTATTCCAACAATTTATCTTCAGCGCCGGGAACCGTAAGTCAGGTGCGTGAAAGCACGGGGCAACTAATCACGCTTGCCAAGGCAACCGGAATGACCTGTATTCTGGTGGGACACGTCACCAAAGAAGGTTCGCTGGCGGGACCCAAAACATTGGAGCACATGGTTGATTGCGTGCTCTATTTTGAAAGTGATCAGGGCCACGCCTTTCGTATTTTGCGCGCTGTGAAAAATCGCTACGGCGCCACCAACGAAATCGGCATTTTTGAAATGACGAGCAAAGGTTTCAAGGAAGTGGGAAATCCCTCGCATCTTTTTTTATCCGAGCGCGGAAAAAATGTCGCGGGCTCTGTAGTAGTGGCCTCGCTTGAAGGCACACGCCCGCTTCTTTTGGAAATTCAGGCCCTTGTTTCAAAATCGGGCTTCGCAAACCCAAGGCGGACGGCGATTGGCGTGGATAGCGGGCGCATGGCCTTGCTTGTGGCTGTCCTTGAAAAAATCGTCGGGCTTTCTCTTTTCGATCAGGATATTTTTATCAATGTGGCCGGAGGACTTAAAGTCACCGAACCGGCCCTTGATTTGGGAATCAGCACCGCCATTTTTTCGAGTTTTCGCAATATCCCACTTGATCCCCAAACCGTTTTGATCGGAGAAGTGGGACTCACCGGAGAAGTCCGCGCCGTAAGCCGCATGGATGCCAGACTCAAAGAAGTTTCCAAACTCGGGTTTACCCAAGCCTTCATTCCTCAAAGCAACGCACAAAAAAATGGAGTGGAAGGTTTGAAAATCAATGGTATAAAAACCATCGAAGAGTGCTTTCACACATTATTTTAA
- a CDS encoding phosphatidylglycerophosphatase A, which produces MKKVFIKILATVFGLGYAPILSGTLGTLVGIPLFLGLSRLEWSLYFLVTLLFTIFAIVVANAALPLLQDAKKPADPSQIVIDEVAGFLWAAGIVRYLGFWKPVEGFWWFLLFSFVFFRIFDAAKWGPVGWAERRWHGGFGIVIDDVVAGIVAGFVSILFCILVPFVVFALLAG; this is translated from the coding sequence ATGAAAAAAGTGTTTATCAAAATTTTAGCGACGGTATTTGGTCTTGGGTATGCGCCCATTTTATCGGGCACATTGGGAACGCTCGTCGGCATTCCCCTTTTTTTGGGACTTTCCCGTCTTGAGTGGTCCCTTTATTTTTTAGTGACGCTTCTTTTTACAATCTTCGCAATCGTCGTGGCGAATGCCGCATTGCCCCTCTTGCAAGATGCAAAAAAACCGGCAGACCCATCACAAATTGTGATCGACGAAGTCGCCGGATTTCTATGGGCCGCCGGAATTGTCCGTTATCTTGGATTCTGGAAACCCGTGGAGGGGTTTTGGTGGTTCCTCCTTTTCTCTTTCGTCTTCTTCCGAATTTTTGATGCGGCAAAATGGGGACCGGTCGGTTGGGCTGAGAGGCGGTGGCATGGCGGTTTTGGCATTGTCATAGATGATGTCGTGGCGGGGATTGTCGCCGGCTTTGTGAGTATCCTCTTCTGTATTCTCGTTCCGTTCGTTGTTTTTGCTCTGCTCGCTGGGTAG
- a CDS encoding CinA family protein: protein MKAKRKETWSVAESCTGGAIANAITDVAGASKYFKCGIVAYSNEAKIRLLGVSKNTLKKFGAVSGEVAKEMAEGMRKHFKTTRALAVTGIAGPTGGTKEKPVGTVYIALATAAKTEVKHFCFAGGRIPFKKIVTATALRWLRKKCYIKAS, encoded by the coding sequence ATGAAAGCAAAAAGAAAAGAGACATGGAGTGTTGCGGAGTCCTGCACCGGTGGGGCTATTGCTAATGCGATCACGGATGTTGCTGGTGCTTCGAAATATTTTAAATGCGGGATTGTGGCCTATAGTAATGAAGCAAAGATCCGTCTGCTGGGCGTTTCCAAAAACACATTGAAAAAATTTGGTGCCGTGAGTGGTGAGGTAGCGAAAGAGATGGCGGAAGGCATGCGCAAGCACTTCAAAACAACCCGCGCTCTTGCCGTCACCGGCATTGCCGGTCCAACCGGCGGAACGAAAGAGAAACCGGTCGGCACCGTTTATATTGCCTTGGCAACTGCCGCAAAAACAGAAGTAAAACATTTTTGCTTTGCCGGAGGGCGCATCCCATTCAAAAAAATCGTAACGGCCACCGCTCTCCGGTGGCTCAGAAAAAAATGTTATATAAAAGCCAGTTGA
- the recA gene encoding recombinase RecA: protein MQPNQNTKNQNVDTVSEREKAISLALASIEKQFGKGSIMRLDKNQKVQPVDVISTGSLSLDMAIGVGGLPRGRVVEVFGPESSGKTTLCLQVIAEAQKKGGIVAYVDAEHAMDIDYAKKLGVKIEDLLISQPDTGEQALEITETLVRSGAVDVLVVDSVAALVPRAELEGEMGDAVMGAQARLMSQALRKLTGTVHKSKTLLIFINQIRMKIGVMFGNPETTTGGNALKFYSSVRLDIRRIAAIKNGDEVIGSRTRVKVVKNKVAPPFKQAEFDILFGQGISREGDLLDLATERDVVEKSGAWFAFNGEKIGQGRENAVLTLKQNGKLMKDVEKAVFAKFGLAKVEPAPAKKA, encoded by the coding sequence ATGCAACCGAATCAGAATACAAAAAACCAAAATGTCGATACAGTAAGTGAGCGGGAAAAAGCGATCAGTCTTGCATTAGCGAGTATCGAAAAACAATTTGGAAAAGGTTCCATCATGCGTCTCGACAAAAATCAGAAAGTCCAACCGGTCGATGTGATTTCCACCGGGTCTTTGTCTCTGGACATGGCGATCGGGGTTGGTGGTCTTCCACGCGGGCGCGTGGTCGAAGTTTTTGGTCCGGAATCTTCCGGCAAAACCACACTCTGTCTTCAGGTAATTGCCGAGGCTCAGAAAAAAGGCGGCATTGTTGCTTATGTCGATGCTGAACACGCCATGGATATTGATTATGCCAAAAAGTTGGGTGTCAAAATCGAAGATCTCTTGATTTCCCAACCCGACACCGGTGAACAAGCCCTTGAAATTACTGAAACTTTGGTTCGTTCCGGAGCGGTGGATGTGTTAGTGGTGGACTCGGTTGCCGCTCTTGTTCCAAGGGCCGAACTCGAAGGAGAAATGGGGGATGCGGTGATGGGGGCTCAGGCTCGTTTGATGAGTCAGGCCTTGCGCAAGCTGACCGGCACCGTTCACAAATCAAAAACCCTTCTCATTTTCATCAACCAAATCCGCATGAAGATCGGTGTGATGTTCGGCAATCCCGAAACCACAACAGGTGGAAACGCGTTGAAATTTTATTCGTCCGTCCGTTTGGATATCCGCCGTATTGCCGCGATCAAAAACGGGGACGAGGTGATTGGTTCGCGCACCCGCGTGAAAGTGGTGAAAAACAAAGTGGCACCGCCGTTCAAACAAGCCGAGTTTGATATTCTGTTTGGTCAGGGCATTTCACGCGAAGGAGATTTGCTTGATTTGGCAACCGAAAGAGACGTCGTCGAAAAATCGGGCGCGTGGTTTGCCTTCAACGGTGAAAAAATCGGACAAGGCCGTGAAAATGCCGTGCTCACTTTAAAACAAAACGGAAAATTAATGAAAGATGTAGAAAAAGCCGTCTTCGCCAAATTCGGTTTGGCAAAAGTGGAGCCGGCGCCTGCAAAAAAAGCATAG
- a CDS encoding ATP-binding protein, producing the protein MLPVLEKWNFWAKPNNKAGIRRQITANISKFIKNKQVISLTGIRRSGKSTIMYQIMDELVKGGEDPKNILYVNFEDPFFAKTGDLKMLDAVYQTYRENINPDRHPYLFLDEIQNIEQWERWVRTKNELGEAKIFITGSSAKLLSSEVASALTGRNINFKIWPLSFREFLIFNGLEVGEDSLAILSKKTKIRSLLKKYLKWGGFPETTMEKDDEKKEIILKQYFEDILFRDIVQRHEIRDVHRLKALAVTYLTNISSLSSYNNLKKTLGAPLDVIANYTSYLSESFLISEMPRFSFKLKEQQVSPKKVYCTDGGMRNCIAFRFMEDIAKLAENSVYNFLSMSGNEIYYHKGRQETDFVIKEGMKISEVIQVSYTSNTLPPREISAIEEASQFYGLKKAVIVTDDIEKEIKTDRFGLNLVPLWKYLLK; encoded by the coding sequence AACCAAACAACAAGGCCGGCATCAGACGCCAAATCACCGCCAACATTTCAAAATTCATAAAAAACAAACAAGTCATCTCTTTGACCGGCATCAGACGATCCGGAAAATCCACAATCATGTATCAGATCATGGATGAGCTTGTGAAAGGAGGTGAGGATCCAAAAAATATTCTTTATGTCAATTTTGAAGACCCTTTTTTTGCAAAAACCGGCGATTTGAAAATGCTGGACGCCGTTTATCAAACCTATCGCGAAAACATCAATCCGGACCGCCATCCCTATCTGTTTTTGGACGAAATACAAAACATCGAGCAATGGGAGCGCTGGGTGAGAACAAAAAACGAGCTTGGTGAAGCCAAGATATTCATCACCGGATCTTCCGCCAAACTTTTGAGTTCCGAGGTGGCTTCGGCTCTCACGGGAAGAAATATCAATTTCAAGATTTGGCCGTTATCCTTTCGTGAATTTCTAATCTTCAACGGATTGGAAGTTGGGGAAGATTCGCTCGCAATCCTGTCGAAAAAAACAAAGATAAGGTCCCTGTTAAAAAAATATCTCAAATGGGGAGGGTTTCCCGAAACGACGATGGAAAAAGACGACGAAAAAAAAGAAATTATTCTCAAACAATACTTTGAGGACATCCTTTTCAGAGATATCGTTCAAAGACACGAAATCAGGGACGTTCACAGGCTCAAAGCTCTTGCCGTAACTTATCTCACCAACATATCAAGTTTGAGTAGCTACAATAATCTCAAAAAAACGCTTGGCGCACCGCTGGATGTTATCGCCAATTATACTTCTTATCTTTCGGAGTCGTTTCTGATTTCAGAAATGCCGAGGTTTTCATTCAAACTCAAAGAACAACAGGTATCTCCCAAAAAAGTGTATTGCACCGACGGCGGAATGAGAAATTGTATCGCATTCAGATTTATGGAGGACATCGCGAAGCTTGCCGAGAACAGCGTTTATAATTTTCTTTCCATGTCAGGCAATGAAATCTACTATCACAAGGGCAGACAGGAAACGGATTTCGTCATTAAAGAGGGAATGAAAATCAGCGAGGTGATACAGGTTTCCTACACATCGAATACTCTCCCCCCAAGAGAAATTTCCGCTATTGAAGAAGCCTCACAGTTTTACGGACTGAAAAAAGCCGTCATCGTAACCGACGATATCGAAAAAGAAATCAAAACGGACCGCTTTGGCTTAAACCTCGTGCCACTGTGGAAATATCTGCTAAAGTGA